In Alkalibaculum bacchi, a single genomic region encodes these proteins:
- a CDS encoding penicillin-binding transpeptidase domain-containing protein, which produces MIVNKNKYRFIFLFVFLILLITIFLFRLAYLQIISGEQYAQMAENKMVQKITETAPRGSIVTGDGYEIAKSKVGYSVELIYSNIEDGQENQVLLQLYNLLEKNEEEFEDKFPILIEKGSIFFTYEKEEKEWKEKHEIPRNATAEEALIILRDKYNVKDEISNEVALEAIEKVHMNANLPLSIRDGDIIFGYETKELQWKKDFGFKKEEYDYSAEKSLQKLRKMYEIDETLSNEDARKILVFRQMVKAQGFRSWEPIQVARNIKLETVFEIDSRVHELSGVSVASNPVREYPFQNLASHVLGYIGKVSEKDVEDGSYKMRDLKGISGIESSFEEYLKGEDGQRFAVTDYKGIAQNDPTQEVQDPIPGDDVYLTLDYDLQRVAEESLENQIKKIQKTNAPNAKSGAVVALNVKTGAVLALASYPDYNPNLFTNGISSEDWNKLNVLVNDPLYPKPLYNNATLSALQPGSVFKPLMAAAGLQEGVITKHSTIYCGRVYGRFPQFTCLGAHGAETVREALRDSCNIFFYETGYRLGIDNIEKYAKEFGIGQKTGLEISESSGYLATKTDKVQIRTYSTSDYIRKNVGIKGNAIITNEDGTEQAVYKSYAIARELYTQITPDKYEYDSISQLYNRIFEEVTAIMAKYNVKDNVYLQNITRQIMDSRWVTTDTINASIGQGGNSTTPIQMANFLATLVNGGIRREPYLVDKIVDSNGKVTYEHKEKILNKVNVDEGYIDEIKKGMKDVMLQGSGRSGFLGFDHNGIGVGGKTGTAQYGSEKIDNTGWFMAFAPYDDPEIAVVTMIIQGDTSINSVPVARDVIDAYFYNNYTFEEAQEMKKKEEEPKKENDEEEKAEVDQQEKDE; this is translated from the coding sequence ATGATAGTTAATAAGAATAAATATAGATTTATTTTTTTATTCGTATTTTTAATTTTGTTAATCACAATATTTCTTTTTCGCCTTGCTTACTTGCAGATTATCAGTGGCGAGCAGTATGCACAGATGGCTGAGAATAAAATGGTACAAAAAATTACTGAAACGGCCCCTAGAGGGTCTATTGTTACAGGAGATGGCTATGAGATAGCTAAAAGCAAGGTCGGTTACTCAGTAGAACTCATCTACAGCAATATCGAAGATGGACAGGAAAATCAAGTGCTTTTACAACTGTATAATTTACTTGAAAAGAACGAGGAAGAGTTTGAAGATAAATTCCCCATATTGATTGAAAAGGGATCTATATTTTTTACTTATGAAAAAGAAGAAAAAGAGTGGAAAGAAAAACACGAGATTCCCCGAAATGCTACTGCAGAAGAAGCACTAATCATACTTAGAGATAAATACAATGTAAAAGATGAAATCAGTAATGAAGTGGCACTAGAAGCTATTGAGAAGGTTCATATGAATGCAAATTTACCCCTTTCTATTAGAGATGGAGATATTATATTTGGCTATGAAACGAAGGAACTTCAGTGGAAAAAAGATTTTGGCTTTAAGAAAGAAGAATATGACTATAGTGCTGAGAAATCTCTTCAAAAGCTTCGGAAAATGTATGAAATAGATGAAACTTTATCCAATGAAGATGCTAGAAAAATCTTAGTGTTTCGCCAGATGGTAAAAGCACAGGGATTTCGGTCTTGGGAGCCTATTCAGGTAGCTCGGAATATTAAACTAGAAACAGTGTTTGAAATTGATTCAAGAGTACATGAATTATCAGGAGTCAGCGTAGCTTCTAATCCTGTGAGGGAATATCCTTTTCAAAATTTAGCTTCTCATGTTTTGGGATATATTGGTAAAGTCAGTGAGAAAGATGTTGAAGATGGAAGCTATAAGATGAGAGATCTTAAGGGGATTAGTGGCATCGAATCTTCCTTTGAAGAATATCTAAAAGGAGAAGATGGCCAGCGATTTGCCGTTACAGATTATAAAGGGATTGCCCAAAACGACCCAACACAAGAGGTCCAAGACCCTATTCCTGGAGATGATGTATATTTAACTTTGGATTACGATTTACAAAGAGTAGCCGAAGAATCTTTAGAAAATCAAATCAAAAAAATTCAAAAAACAAATGCGCCTAATGCAAAATCTGGTGCAGTAGTAGCCTTAAATGTAAAGACAGGCGCAGTACTAGCTTTGGCTAGTTATCCTGATTACAATCCTAATTTATTTACAAATGGAATTAGCTCTGAAGATTGGAATAAATTAAATGTGCTCGTAAATGACCCATTATACCCAAAACCACTTTACAACAATGCTACATTGTCGGCATTACAGCCAGGTTCCGTATTTAAACCTCTTATGGCTGCAGCAGGTTTGCAAGAAGGGGTCATTACAAAACATTCAACAATATACTGCGGAAGGGTTTATGGGAGATTCCCCCAATTTACTTGTTTAGGGGCTCATGGTGCAGAAACCGTTCGAGAAGCCCTGAGAGACTCCTGTAATATCTTCTTCTATGAAACGGGATATCGATTAGGTATAGATAATATCGAAAAATATGCTAAAGAATTTGGAATAGGCCAGAAAACAGGTCTAGAAATATCGGAGTCTTCAGGTTACTTGGCGACAAAAACCGATAAAGTACAAATTCGAACGTATTCTACATCAGACTATATTCGAAAAAACGTGGGCATTAAGGGAAATGCTATTATTACAAATGAGGATGGAACAGAGCAAGCTGTATATAAGTCATACGCGATTGCGAGAGAATTATACACTCAAATAACGCCTGACAAATACGAATACGACTCAATCTCTCAATTATACAATCGTATTTTTGAAGAAGTTACTGCGATTATGGCTAAGTACAATGTAAAAGACAATGTATATTTGCAAAATATCACTCGGCAAATTATGGATTCAAGATGGGTAACAACAGACACAATTAATGCATCTATCGGTCAAGGTGGAAACTCTACTACGCCAATCCAAATGGCAAATTTTTTAGCTACTTTAGTAAATGGGGGCATTCGGAGAGAACCTTATTTAGTGGATAAGATTGTAGACAGCAATGGAAAAGTCACTTATGAACATAAAGAAAAAATACTAAATAAAGTTAACGTAGATGAAGGATATATTGATGAAATCAAAAAAGGCATGAAGGATGTAATGCTACAAGGAAGTGGTCGATCAGGCTTTCTAGGTTTTGATCACAATGGCATAGGAGTAGGTGGTAAAACAGGTACAGCTCAATACGGATCGGAAAAGATAGACAATACTGGGTGGTTTATGGCATTTGCTCCTTATGATGATCCTGAAATAGCTGTAGTGACCATGATTATTCAAGGGGATACAAGTATCAACTCTGTCCCAGTAGCGAGAGATGTAATAGATGCTTATTTCTACAATAATTATACTTTTGAAGAAGCTCAAGAAATGAAGAAAAAAGAAGAAGAGCCTAAAAAAGAAAACGACGAAGAAGAAAAAGCTGAAGTAGATCAGCAAGAAAAGGATGAATAA
- the mreC gene encoding rod shape-determining protein MreC — translation MKWFKEHRVAINIVIMVLFLFVCIGTTSQGRAYTTAPEGIIRNTTSPVERVLYLSSQYVKNLYDFVVDLPFLKARNEQLEKELNEAQIKLANYDKLTQENEELLKLLDFTKENSQYQYISASVVSVDPYRGFSLVVIDKGSNEGVKKDMTVILSEGLVGRVKEVSNGTSKVLTIIDSTSMFNGISVKSKDYIRITGKDDHSMLEGYADPEAKIQKGDIVVTSGLAGVFEKNIVVGKVKEIKTDAGRLEKILTIEPSIDIEKIDKVLLIKR, via the coding sequence TTGAAATGGTTTAAAGAACATCGTGTGGCCATAAATATTGTCATAATGGTTTTATTTCTGTTCGTATGTATCGGAACGACATCTCAGGGTAGAGCATATACTACTGCTCCTGAGGGCATAATACGGAATACTACATCACCTGTAGAAAGAGTACTGTACTTATCGTCACAATACGTTAAAAATCTATACGATTTCGTCGTTGATTTGCCGTTTCTTAAAGCCAGAAATGAACAGTTGGAAAAAGAATTAAATGAAGCTCAAATTAAATTAGCAAATTACGATAAACTGACTCAAGAAAATGAAGAGCTATTGAAATTGTTGGATTTTACAAAAGAAAATAGTCAATATCAGTATATATCTGCATCGGTTGTCAGTGTTGACCCTTATAGAGGTTTTAGTTTAGTAGTAATTGATAAGGGCAGCAATGAAGGAGTCAAAAAGGATATGACGGTCATTTTAAGCGAAGGTCTTGTAGGAAGAGTAAAGGAAGTCTCTAATGGAACGAGCAAAGTTTTGACTATAATAGATAGTACAAGTATGTTTAATGGTATAAGCGTAAAAAGCAAAGACTATATTCGGATTACTGGTAAAGATGATCATTCTATGCTGGAGGGATATGCTGATCCTGAAGCAAAAATACAGAAGGGTGATATTGTCGTGACTTCAGGTCTAGCCGGTGTATTTGAAAAAAATATCGTCGTGGGAAAAGTAAAAGAGATCAAGACAGATGCTGGAAGATTAGAAAAAATTCTCACCATTGAGCCATCAATAGACATTGAAAAGATCGATAAGGTATTACTCATTAAACGGTAG
- the mreD gene encoding rod shape-determining protein MreD yields the protein MNIVKLSVILLIELILQSTVFQFFNLSGRYPDLLLISLICFSILLGRKQSYTLGFVIGLLGDILYGDFIGLYALSFLLTAFITSVMSENMFKDSLLAPISVFPIGVIINHGARVLILYLIGNHISIINYLKFFNLTYWVINFMALLLIYPLSLRWIRNSH from the coding sequence TTGAATATTGTCAAATTAAGTGTAATATTGTTGATTGAGCTTATATTACAAAGTACTGTTTTTCAATTTTTTAATTTAAGTGGCAGATATCCAGATCTTTTATTAATTAGTTTAATATGCTTTTCCATACTTTTAGGAAGAAAGCAATCTTATACTCTTGGATTCGTCATAGGTTTACTAGGAGATATTTTATATGGTGATTTTATCGGACTATATGCTTTGAGTTTTCTCTTGACGGCATTTATTACTAGCGTAATGAGTGAAAATATGTTTAAAGATAGTTTATTAGCTCCTATTAGTGTTTTTCCGATAGGAGTTATTATCAATCATGGCGCGAGAGTTTTAATCTTGTATTTAATAGGGAATCACATCTCCATTATCAATTACTTGAAGTTTTTTAATCTTACCTATTGGGTAATAAATTTTATGGCATTGCTTTTGATTTATCCTTTGTCATTAAGATGGATTCGAAACAGTCATTAA